One segment of Pyrococcus sp. ST04 DNA contains the following:
- a CDS encoding V-type ATP synthase subunit D yields the protein MPEILKVKPTRMELLKLKRRVKLAERGHKLLKEKQDALIMEFFTIYDEALNLRRELIQKINEAFEALRRAQIDIGSLRLREIALGVKPNKEIEVKTRNIMGVRVPLIEAPDLKRKASERGYAFISTSSAVDVAAEKFEEVLELAIKLAEVEESLKRLGKEIEKTKRRVNALEYIIIPRMKNTIKFIEQHLDEMERENFFRLKRVKALIEARSQT from the coding sequence ATGCCAGAGATACTCAAGGTCAAACCAACAAGAATGGAACTACTTAAGCTAAAGAGGAGGGTCAAGCTGGCTGAAAGAGGTCATAAGCTACTCAAGGAGAAGCAGGATGCCTTAATTATGGAGTTTTTCACAATATACGATGAAGCTCTAAACCTCAGACGAGAACTTATACAAAAAATCAATGAGGCATTTGAGGCACTTAGGAGGGCCCAAATTGACATTGGGTCCCTTAGACTTAGGGAAATTGCACTTGGGGTAAAGCCAAATAAAGAAATTGAAGTGAAAACAAGGAATATAATGGGTGTCAGAGTCCCCCTAATAGAGGCACCAGACCTCAAAAGAAAGGCTTCTGAAAGGGGATATGCATTCATATCGACATCCTCTGCTGTTGATGTAGCCGCTGAAAAATTTGAAGAAGTCCTTGAGCTAGCAATAAAACTTGCTGAAGTTGAAGAGTCCCTTAAAAGACTTGGAAAAGAGATCGAAAAGACAAAGAGGAGGGTAAATGCACTTGAGTACATAATAATTCCCAGAATGAAAAACACAATAAAGTTCATTGAGCAACATCTGGATGAGATGGAGAGGGAGAACTTCTTCAGGCTTAAGAGGGTTAAAGCATTAATCGAGGCAAGATCACAGACTTGA
- a CDS encoding MBL fold metallo-hydrolase, which yields MGEYFIEPGLDPRKDHVLYKDEEHMVVYLGTQEGGMDVDVNSYLIVSRGRGILIDPGGYKIFSKVLANISKYIDPRNIDYIYMCHQDPDVAGSIPLWREVSDAKIIVHWLWVRFLPHFGFENIGGYAHELQDEGEVMNFGATTLEFIPAHFLHSPGHFTIYDHRSKFLFTGDIGISFPEEGYLVVENFEKHVQYMRPLHERLMASNKALRIWVSKVRHLDIEAILPQHGAIIPRKYVGRFFDWLENLKVGVDLMR from the coding sequence GTGGGAGAATACTTTATTGAGCCTGGGTTAGATCCTCGAAAAGATCATGTTCTATATAAAGATGAAGAGCATATGGTTGTTTATCTTGGAACTCAGGAAGGAGGAATGGACGTAGATGTTAACAGTTACTTGATAGTAAGTAGGGGAAGAGGGATTTTAATTGATCCTGGAGGGTACAAGATATTCTCGAAAGTGTTGGCTAATATTTCCAAGTACATAGACCCTAGAAACATAGATTACATCTATATGTGCCACCAGGATCCAGATGTTGCTGGAAGTATCCCCCTTTGGAGGGAAGTTAGTGATGCAAAGATAATAGTTCACTGGCTCTGGGTTAGGTTCCTTCCACACTTCGGCTTTGAAAACATTGGAGGATATGCACATGAGCTCCAAGACGAAGGGGAAGTTATGAACTTTGGAGCGACAACTCTAGAGTTCATACCAGCGCATTTCCTTCACAGCCCAGGTCATTTTACGATCTACGACCATAGGAGCAAGTTTTTATTTACCGGAGACATAGGAATTTCCTTCCCTGAAGAAGGATATCTTGTCGTTGAAAATTTTGAAAAACACGTTCAATACATGAGGCCTTTACATGAGAGACTCATGGCAAGTAATAAGGCCTTGAGAATTTGGGTGAGCAAGGTTAGACACTTGGATATTGAAGCAATTCTCCCCCAGCATGGAGCCATAATACCAAGAAAATACGTAGGCAGGTTCTTTGACTGGCTGGAAAACCTAAAGGTGGGCGTTGACCTTATGAGGTGA